The following proteins come from a genomic window of Ilumatobacter coccineus YM16-304:
- a CDS encoding putative bifunctional diguanylate cyclase/phosphodiesterase codes for MDVDDLVLTDDSVEPSRDTSDHASTLDASISGAVDDETSRDETLGDESPRDSGVIAALRRPVVRVCLLAVGLIIGSTLLVAFGDSDPHLDGGTIWMAALVAVGYALAERFVFHVEYRREAVSFSMSEVPSALALVFLGPIPAILIRVVVCVVVIRLAWKSPPFKLFFNAALFAFELALAYTIVGAINGANETDQVRLLLAVGIALTVSTLVGTVLVTLAIACFEGEVFSLIVAEVRTAVVVSPLVTMIACVSIAPTLFRTELVALAALPVVTGWFVVERHGRLAQSYRDLRSLHGFSRAVSQSLQIDEIAESAVAESMRLMRASGGMIQIWDEAGNVIVEHGDIGHAPSSRRDPVWAAVFDSDRATPFSIESDGSVSVDPKRAHGSIAVLLSDGDGEIGLLLLTGRGGASETFGTAELSQARTLGDQAAASFRRALLHAEMEYAALHDRLTGEYNRGAFEKVVTDRLAELGARRAAVLMFDLNRFKEVNDTLGHHVGDRVLIQFADRLRKRLEPGDVLGRFGGDEFAMLVRRADDDAVKRCAEQILSDSLVAMKLDDLDVVVTTSVGVAFVDAIDDPVAEVMRRADLAMFTAKRERTAVEIYREEIDRRTPARLSLLGSLRKSLEAEELTVHFQPKVDLVTSTVIGAEALARWQHPVHGWVSPADFIQLAEESGLIKQLTDQILTSSVRTLSGWHAAGHLLSVAVNLSTHDLLDEGLPKRIANLLERYEVEARFLTLEITESALLADTPRTKGTIERLDQLGVRMSLDDFGTGYSSLGYLRRLPVAELKVDQSFVKNLLLDEQDAVIVKSTIDLGHNLGLQVVAEGIENMPILTRLQELGCDIAQGYGISRPLAPEQFGTWLATTDYAVAGSSSSSLWA; via the coding sequence ATGGATGTCGACGACCTGGTCCTGACCGACGATTCGGTCGAGCCGTCGCGCGACACGTCCGACCACGCCTCGACGCTCGACGCCTCGATCAGCGGTGCCGTCGACGACGAGACATCGCGCGACGAGACGCTGGGCGACGAGTCGCCGCGTGACAGCGGCGTGATCGCGGCGCTTCGACGCCCCGTCGTTCGCGTCTGCCTGCTCGCCGTCGGCCTGATCATCGGGTCGACACTGCTCGTCGCGTTCGGCGACTCCGACCCGCACCTCGACGGTGGCACGATCTGGATGGCGGCCCTCGTCGCCGTCGGCTACGCGCTCGCCGAGCGCTTCGTGTTCCACGTCGAGTACCGACGCGAAGCCGTCTCGTTCTCGATGTCGGAGGTGCCCTCGGCACTCGCGCTCGTCTTTCTCGGCCCGATCCCCGCCATCCTCATCCGGGTCGTCGTGTGCGTCGTGGTGATCCGGCTCGCGTGGAAGTCGCCGCCGTTCAAGTTGTTCTTCAACGCTGCGCTCTTCGCCTTCGAACTCGCGTTGGCGTACACGATCGTCGGTGCGATCAACGGAGCGAACGAGACCGATCAGGTTCGTCTGCTGCTCGCCGTGGGCATCGCCCTCACCGTGTCGACGCTCGTCGGAACCGTGCTCGTCACCCTCGCGATCGCCTGCTTCGAGGGTGAGGTGTTCTCGTTGATCGTCGCCGAGGTCCGCACCGCCGTGGTGGTCAGCCCGCTCGTCACGATGATCGCGTGTGTGAGCATCGCGCCGACGCTGTTCCGAACCGAACTCGTCGCGCTCGCCGCGCTGCCGGTGGTCACCGGCTGGTTCGTCGTCGAACGTCACGGCCGTCTCGCGCAGAGCTACCGAGACCTTCGCTCGCTGCACGGATTCTCCCGAGCGGTGTCGCAATCGCTGCAGATCGACGAGATCGCCGAGTCCGCCGTGGCGGAATCGATGCGGCTGATGCGGGCGAGTGGCGGCATGATCCAGATCTGGGACGAGGCCGGCAACGTCATCGTCGAGCACGGCGACATCGGCCACGCACCGAGTTCCCGTCGCGACCCCGTCTGGGCGGCGGTCTTCGACTCCGACCGCGCGACGCCGTTCTCGATCGAGTCCGACGGTTCGGTGTCGGTCGACCCGAAACGCGCCCACGGATCGATCGCCGTGCTGCTGAGCGACGGCGACGGTGAGATCGGGCTGTTGCTGCTCACCGGGCGCGGCGGTGCCAGCGAGACCTTCGGCACGGCCGAACTGTCGCAGGCGCGCACGCTCGGCGACCAGGCGGCTGCGAGCTTCCGCCGAGCGCTGCTCCACGCCGAGATGGAGTACGCAGCACTGCACGATCGGCTCACCGGCGAGTACAACCGTGGAGCGTTCGAGAAGGTGGTGACCGATCGCCTCGCAGAACTCGGCGCACGACGTGCCGCGGTGCTGATGTTCGACCTCAACCGGTTCAAGGAGGTCAACGACACGCTCGGACATCATGTGGGCGACCGTGTGTTGATCCAGTTCGCCGACCGGCTTCGCAAGCGTCTCGAACCGGGAGACGTGCTGGGCCGATTCGGCGGCGACGAGTTCGCGATGCTGGTGCGACGCGCCGACGACGACGCCGTCAAGCGGTGCGCCGAGCAGATCCTCAGCGACTCGTTGGTCGCCATGAAGCTCGACGACCTCGACGTCGTCGTCACCACGAGCGTGGGTGTCGCGTTCGTCGACGCCATCGACGATCCGGTGGCCGAGGTGATGCGCCGTGCCGACCTCGCGATGTTCACGGCGAAGCGTGAGCGGACCGCGGTGGAGATCTACCGAGAAGAGATCGATCGCCGAACCCCCGCTCGACTCTCGCTGCTCGGCAGTCTGCGCAAGTCGCTCGAGGCCGAAGAGTTGACGGTGCACTTCCAGCCGAAGGTCGACCTCGTGACGTCGACGGTGATCGGTGCCGAAGCACTGGCGCGATGGCAGCATCCCGTGCACGGATGGGTGTCGCCAGCCGACTTCATCCAGCTCGCGGAGGAGTCCGGGCTCATCAAACAGCTGACCGACCAGATCCTCACGTCGTCGGTGCGCACGCTCAGCGGATGGCACGCAGCGGGTCACCTGCTGTCGGTGGCCGTCAACCTCTCGACGCACGACCTGCTCGACGAAGGTCTTCCCAAGCGGATCGCGAACCTGCTCGAGCGCTACGAGGTCGAGGCGAGATTCCTCACCCTCGAGATCACCGAGTCGGCGCTGCTCGCCGACACGCCTCGCACGAAGGGCACGATCGAACGACTCGATCAACTCGGCGTGCGCATGTCACTCGACGACTTCGGTACCGGCTATTCGTCGCTCGGGTACCTGCGGCGCCTCCCGGTCGCCGAACTGAAGGTCGACCAGAGCTTCGTGAAGAACCTGCTGCTCGACGAGCAGGACGCAGTGATCGTCAAGTCGACGATCGATCTCGGTCACAACCTCGGCCTCCAAGTGGTCGCCGAGGGCATCGAGAACATGCCGATCCTGACCCGTCTGCAGGAGCTCGGGTGCGACATCGCCCAGGGATACGGCATCTCGCGTCCGCTCGCGCCGGAGCAGTTCGGCACGTGGCTGGCGACCACCGACTACGCCGTCGCCGGTTCGTCGTCGTCGTCGCTCTGGGCCTGA
- a CDS encoding acyl-CoA dehydrogenase family protein → MTALDDAPTTTSDPETTRVNEAIDALLAAHDPTTIDNIEFRGHRYDAGLAWVHFAEGDGGLGVRPELNRLVDKRLRAAGAKPTDPSTFFMELAGPTIATHGSPEVKARFLRPMFTGEEKWCQLFSEPGAGSDFAGLGTRAERDGDEWIVNGQKVWNTLAHLADFGMLVTRTDPEAPKHKGMTYFALDMRAEGVEVRPLRQITGEAEFNEVYMTDVRVPDAHRVGDVGEGWRASLTTLMNERNAIGGGGGGAPRRGAAANDAVEVWQAMDASKQTAADKDTLMKWWVQAEVGRLTNMRAAQNAKSGNPGPEMSIAKLAYSELNKGLYEFCMNLLGADALIDYDYTFRRPEDLDVSGTAHGLRYAFLRVRANSIEGGTSEIMRNIVGEQVLGLPGEPRVDKSVPWNEVPRN, encoded by the coding sequence ATGACTGCTCTCGATGACGCTCCGACGACCACCAGCGATCCGGAGACCACCCGTGTGAACGAAGCGATCGACGCCCTGCTCGCCGCGCACGACCCGACCACGATCGACAACATCGAGTTCCGCGGGCATCGGTACGATGCCGGACTCGCGTGGGTCCACTTCGCCGAAGGTGACGGTGGCCTGGGCGTGCGTCCCGAGCTCAACCGATTGGTCGACAAGCGCCTGCGGGCAGCCGGCGCCAAGCCGACCGATCCGAGCACGTTCTTCATGGAACTGGCCGGTCCCACCATCGCGACGCACGGGTCGCCAGAGGTGAAGGCGCGTTTCCTGCGACCGATGTTCACCGGTGAAGAGAAGTGGTGCCAGCTGTTCTCGGAGCCCGGTGCCGGTTCCGACTTCGCCGGGCTCGGCACGCGCGCCGAGCGTGACGGCGACGAGTGGATCGTCAACGGGCAGAAGGTGTGGAACACCCTCGCCCACCTCGCCGACTTCGGCATGCTCGTCACCCGCACCGACCCCGAGGCACCCAAGCACAAGGGCATGACCTACTTCGCGCTCGACATGCGTGCGGAGGGGGTCGAGGTGCGTCCGTTGCGCCAGATCACCGGCGAGGCCGAGTTCAACGAGGTCTACATGACCGACGTCCGCGTGCCCGACGCTCACCGCGTCGGCGACGTCGGCGAGGGCTGGCGTGCCAGCCTCACGACGTTGATGAACGAGCGCAACGCAATCGGTGGTGGCGGCGGCGGAGCCCCGCGTCGCGGTGCCGCGGCCAACGACGCCGTCGAGGTGTGGCAGGCCATGGACGCGTCGAAGCAGACGGCTGCCGACAAGGACACGTTGATGAAGTGGTGGGTCCAGGCCGAGGTCGGCCGCCTCACCAACATGCGCGCCGCACAGAACGCCAAGTCCGGCAACCCCGGCCCCGAGATGTCGATCGCCAAGCTGGCGTACTCCGAGCTCAACAAGGGGCTCTACGAGTTCTGCATGAACCTGCTCGGCGCCGATGCCCTCATCGACTACGACTACACGTTCCGTCGCCCGGAAGACCTCGACGTGTCGGGCACGGCGCACGGCCTGCGCTACGCCTTCCTGCGTGTACGTGCCAACTCGATCGAAGGCGGCACGTCGGAGATCATGCGCAACATCGTCGGCGAGCAGGTGCTCGGCCTGCCGGGCGAACCGCGAGTCGACAAGTCGGTGCCCTGGAACGAGGTTCCGCGCAACTGA